In Planctomicrobium piriforme, the genomic window CGGGGTGCGATCAAGGTTGGGCATCAACAGGATTCGTGCAGACTAGCGAGCCGACATGTTGGAATGGGCTCGCCAGGCGGCGGCTGCCGACGGCGCCGGTGAGAAGCGACCGGCGGCCAGCGGGGCGGAGACCGGTTCTTCGTAGCTCTGCAACTGGATTGAACTATTGCCGGCGGTCTTCTGTGGAACTTTCTGCCAGCTCGGGTCATTCGAGGCGTCGCTCATTCGGCTGGAAGCCATTGAAGGAACCGGCTGGGCCGCGGCGGCAGCGTAGGGATCAGGAATCGGGACCGGCTTGCCGGCCATCTCGGCGTGCGAGTGGTCGTGATGATCGTGCTGGTGCAGCGCCGTGGTCGATCCCAGGGCCTGCACCGGAGTTGAGCCGATGATCACCGGGCTGATGGCAGAAAGAGTGTAGGCTGACTGCGGCACAAACGTCGTCACCTGACTGGGAACAATCCGGGTCGTGGTCACCGGCACCTGCTGCGTCACCTGATAGGCGACGTCACGATACTGCACCTGCTTCTGGACGGTGGTTTCGACGATGTTTTTCGCGACCAGTTTGGGCACCCAAACCGTCTGGTAGCCCCCTTCATCGACGGTCACCTGACGCTGGGTGGTGACGGGGATGTCGAGCACCTGGGCTTCGCGGCGAACTTCCGTGCGAGTGACCGGCTGCATGGTGACGACCTGTTCCTGGCGGAGGTACGTCGTGCTCTGCGGAACCATCACCGGGGCGGGCATCATCGGCATCGGCGTGATGACGGGCCCGCAGTTGCACTGGGCCGGGGCCATCTGGCAGGCTCCGCAGAACGGACGGGCACAGCCGCAAGCAGTAAAGGGACGGGCACAACGGCCGCAATGTCCGCCGTGGCGATGGCCGAAGCCGGCACGAGCGACCAGCGGAACAATGGCAGCCAGAATGACTAAGAGGATCTGGAATTTGCGAAGCATCGATTCGCTCTCCTGTTGTATGATTGCCGCGCGGCCAGGGCCGGGCGCTCGAGGCAAATGGCGCGTGCGCACGGTGCGGCTTCTATGCATTAGATCGGTTTCGCCGATTTCGCCCGTGAGTCCCGTCGCTCTTCGCGGAACGATTCTGCGGGCAAGCTGTTACGACCGCTACGGGCGTTAGAAATTACCCGGCTTCACAAATGTACCATCGGCCCGGTTTCCCAGTTGCTGGTAGACCGCGTGATCGATGGATTGCGAGACAAACCGAATCCGGCCGTCGGCCAGAAGGAAGAAGCATCCGCCGGCGTGATAGCTGCCAAATCCGCCTGGATCGTTGGGGATCTTCGGCAACTGCAGAGCTTCAAGCACCGACTGCACCTCAGTCGCCGTCTTCTGTTCTTCCACTGCGGGATCGGGCGACGCGGGCGTCACTTCTTCCACGCCTTCTTGATTGAAGCCGTTCTGTTTGAAATCTTCGAGAGGTCTGGCTTCCTGCTGCGACCGCACGCCGTCGAGGGTGCGATTGATGGGAGTGCCGGTGTTCCGCAGCGTCGAACGAGTGCCTGAGGCCCAGCCCAAATCGGTTGGTGAACGGCGAATTTCGCCCCCCAGAAACGTGCAACAGACTCCGTCCGGAATGTCTTTCTCGGAGATCTGCTGATTCAGCGTCAACAGTCCTGTGTTGCCTGCCGAGATGGGGGCGGCGCGGTGATCGTGACAGCCGGCATAGTTCGACAAGGCCACTTCGGGCGCCAGAGAATTGAAGTTCGATTCAGTGTCGCTGGGGCAGAGAAGCGAGACGATCCGATGGCGTCGGGCTGCCTGACTCAATTCAGCGTTGAGCGGACGGTTGCCGCGGAGCTTTTCTTCCAGCAACGGCTGATCCAGTTCCGGCAGCAATGCCAGGATCCAACTCCGATGGTCGCCGTCGACATCTGAGGGGACCGGGTCGCTGTGACTGACAACCCCGGCCGGGAACGCCCCTTGCGCCTCGTAGTACCGGTTCAGCGCGAAGCCCAATGTCCGCAGGCGGTCGTTACAGGCGGTGCGCCGTGCTGCTTCTCGGGCTGAGAACACTGCCGGCAACATCAGCGCGATCAGAATCGCCATGATTGCAATGACGACCAGAAACTCGATCAGCGTAAATCCGGAATAGCGCCGCCGCACAAAATGCCCTTCGTATTTTGTCAGTCTTCAGGATTTGGGTGCCACTCGCTCCGCCCATGCAATGAAAGCCAGGGCTTCCTCACAAGATGCACTGGCAGAGCCAGTGGCACACAAGCCGGCATGTCGCCGCTTCACGAATTCCCCCTCGCACTGAAAAACCAGCCGGTTGGACAGTGTACGAAAATCGGCGCGGAAGTGTGGGATCGGATTTTGAACATCTCGGCTGAGGTTCATCGCCCCCAGAAACTCTCGCCATGCCGACGGAGGGCGGAATCGATGTTGTCGAGAAACCCCTGCATCCCCGGCAGTTCGGTATAGAACTTGGCGCTCGGGTCGATCCCCAGGCGTTCGTTGCGTTCGATCAGTCCTCGAACGTCGGCACGGTTCCCCGCGGCTGGCAATACCACCAGCCAGACCGTCGCCACAGCGGCCACGGCCGCGGCAAAGGACGCAATTCGTCGGACCGGATTACTGCCGGAGGGCATCTGCGGCATGGGGGAACACCTTGACGAACATCAGCCAGGCCATGGCCAGAGTCAGCACGAGATTCAGCGTCTGCCCGCAGACGTACAGGATCAGCGGCTTGCCGCCGTGGAAATAAGGAGTCAGCTGGCGAAAATTGGTTTCGAGCCCAATGCTGACAAAGGCCAGGCAGAACAGCCAGCCCCGCAGCGTTTCGGTCGTTCCGGACAAGACCGCCGAGGTCGTGGCCTCGCCTGTCACGCCGGACGCCGAAAC contains:
- a CDS encoding DUF1559 family PulG-like putative transporter, whose protein sequence is MRRRYSGFTLIEFLVVIAIMAILIALMLPAVFSAREAARRTACNDRLRTLGFALNRYYEAQGAFPAGVVSHSDPVPSDVDGDHRSWILALLPELDQPLLEEKLRGNRPLNAELSQAARRHRIVSLLCPSDTESNFNSLAPEVALSNYAGCHDHRAAPISAGNTGLLTLNQQISEKDIPDGVCCTFLGGEIRRSPTDLGWASGTRSTLRNTGTPINRTLDGVRSQQEARPLEDFKQNGFNQEGVEEVTPASPDPAVEEQKTATEVQSVLEALQLPKIPNDPGGFGSYHAGGCFFLLADGRIRFVSQSIDHAVYQQLGNRADGTFVKPGNF